Proteins encoded by one window of Puntigrus tetrazona isolate hp1 chromosome 17, ASM1883169v1, whole genome shotgun sequence:
- the LOC122361583 gene encoding antimicrobial peptide NK-lysin-like has protein sequence MPRSIILISLLISSVCASLHWEMPKEVSTGNEPEGGSGEIQTEQLPGLCWACKWAMKKMKKQISNGATPEDIKNKLGVVCDEIGFLKSLCRKFVNKYTDTLVEELSTTDDARTICINITVCKK, from the exons ATGCCGCGGAGCATCATCCTGATCAGCCTGCTGATTTCCTCAG TTTGTGCTTCTCTTCACTGGGAAATGCCCAAAGAAGTGTCTACTGGAAATGAACCTGAAGGAGGCTCT GGTGAAATACAAACGGAACAACTCCCCGGACTGTGCTGGGCTTGCAAGTGGGCAATGAAGAAGATGAAAAAACAGATCTCCAATGGAGCAACTCCG gaagacattaaaaataaattgggGGTGGTCTGTGATGAGATCGGCTTCCTAAAGTCACTGTGTAGGAAGTTTGTGAACAAGTACACAGACACTCTGGTCGAAGAACTTTCCACCACTGATGACGCCCGAACCATCTGTATTAACATAACTGTTTGCAAGAAATAG